The proteins below are encoded in one region of Micromonospora yangpuensis:
- a CDS encoding fumarate hydratase: MSSAADFSYAPLLPTGPDQTEYRLVTDEGVDVVHGPGGRRFLTVEPAALTALTAEAMHDIAHYLRPAHLAQLRAIIDDPMASPNDRFVALDLLRNANIAAGGVLPMCQDTGTAIVMGKRGRHVLTDGSDAEAISRGVYQAYTKLNLRYSQLAPLTMWDERNTGSNLPAQVELYAEDPDGHPDGYKFLFMAKGGGSANKSYLYQETKALLNPTRMMQFLEEKLRLIGTAACPPYHLAVVIGGTSAEYALKTAKYASAKYLDTLPTEGSMSAHGFRDLELEAQVLELTRNFGIGAQFGGRYFCHDVRVVRLPRHGASCPVAIAVSCSADRQAVAKITPSGVWLERLETDPARFLPEVTDETLDASDVVRVDLNRPMDEIRAELSKYPVKTRLSLTGPLVVARDIAHAKIAERLDAGEPMPQYLRDHAVYYAGPAKTPEGYASGSFGPTTAGRMDAYVEKFQAAGGSQVMLAKGNRSGQVTRSCQQHGGFYLGSIGGPAARLAQDCIKHVEVLEYAELGMEAVWKIEVEDFPAFIVVDDKGNDFFAEVTKPVLTIATR; the protein is encoded by the coding sequence ATGAGCAGTGCCGCCGACTTCTCCTACGCTCCCCTGTTGCCGACCGGCCCGGACCAGACCGAGTACCGCCTGGTCACCGACGAGGGCGTGGACGTCGTACACGGCCCCGGGGGGCGTCGTTTCCTCACCGTGGAGCCGGCGGCGCTGACCGCGCTGACCGCCGAGGCGATGCACGACATCGCCCACTACCTGCGCCCGGCGCACCTGGCCCAGCTCCGGGCGATCATCGACGACCCGATGGCCTCGCCGAACGACCGGTTCGTCGCCCTCGACCTGCTCCGCAACGCCAACATCGCCGCCGGTGGCGTGCTGCCGATGTGCCAGGACACCGGCACCGCGATCGTGATGGGCAAGCGCGGGCGGCACGTGCTCACCGACGGCAGCGACGCCGAGGCGATCTCCCGGGGCGTCTACCAGGCGTACACGAAACTGAACCTGCGGTACTCGCAGCTGGCCCCGCTGACCATGTGGGACGAGCGCAACACCGGCAGCAACCTGCCGGCCCAGGTGGAGCTCTACGCCGAGGACCCGGACGGGCACCCCGACGGGTACAAGTTCCTCTTCATGGCCAAGGGCGGCGGCTCGGCCAACAAGTCGTACCTCTACCAGGAGACCAAGGCGCTGCTGAACCCCACCCGGATGATGCAGTTCCTGGAGGAGAAACTGCGGCTGATCGGCACCGCGGCCTGCCCGCCGTACCACCTGGCCGTGGTCATCGGCGGCACCTCCGCCGAGTACGCCCTGAAGACCGCCAAGTACGCCTCGGCGAAGTACCTGGACACGCTGCCCACCGAGGGCTCGATGAGCGCGCACGGCTTCCGCGACCTGGAGCTGGAGGCGCAGGTGCTGGAGCTGACCCGCAACTTCGGCATCGGCGCGCAGTTCGGCGGCCGGTACTTCTGCCACGACGTACGGGTGGTCCGGTTGCCCCGGCACGGTGCGTCCTGCCCGGTGGCCATCGCGGTCTCCTGCTCCGCCGACCGGCAGGCGGTTGCCAAGATCACCCCGTCGGGGGTGTGGTTGGAGCGACTCGAAACCGACCCGGCGCGCTTCCTGCCCGAGGTCACCGACGAGACGCTGGACGCCTCCGACGTGGTCCGGGTCGACCTCAACCGGCCGATGGACGAGATCCGCGCCGAGCTGTCGAAGTACCCGGTGAAGACCCGGCTGTCGCTGACCGGCCCGCTGGTCGTCGCCCGGGACATCGCCCACGCCAAGATCGCCGAGCGGCTCGACGCCGGTGAGCCGATGCCGCAGTACCTGCGCGACCACGCCGTCTACTACGCCGGCCCGGCCAAGACCCCCGAGGGGTACGCCTCCGGTTCGTTCGGCCCGACCACCGCCGGCCGGATGGACGCGTACGTGGAGAAGTTCCAGGCCGCCGGCGGCTCCCAGGTGATGCTGGCCAAGGGGAACCGCTCCGGCCAGGTGACCCGCTCCTGCCAGCAGCACGGCGGCTTCTACCTCGGCTCGATCGGTGGCCCGGCCGCCCGACTGGCCCAGGACTGCATCAAGCACGTCGAGGTGCTGGAGTACGCCGAGCTGGGCATGGAGGCGGTCTGGAAGATCGAGGTGGAGGACTTCCCGGCCTTCATCGTGGTCGACGACAAGGGCAACGACTTCTTCGCCGAAGTCACCAAACCCGTCCTCACCATCGCCACCCGCTGA
- a CDS encoding PQQ-binding-like beta-propeller repeat protein, with product MLLALVAVVVLAATGLWNPFPGMWDWVKRSKPISEPDVIWQERIGGTPQSVTIAGDAVVVEQRTRVEARSLATGVQLWERKADWAAVAGGDRDAVVAVGKLLVKGYDLLDPNTGAVRRRVDDAVAVWTYQNLLLDARCAGATDCTLSAWEPRGEQPLWTAFLPGVSTSWLADNPDVLDTRRLTATRVDDGVAGAEPVPPLLGFPVDGRVHVVDTATGRVLQDVQPGRDERLSVVGGRLVRITARSAEGVCLFTVTAGDPATGQQVWHRTGINLRTADSAGCAQREDPQGARNVLIGMGSDGREAVLDGYSGRLLQVNAVDEKLLAVDDRYTVTRSADQRSIVGRELDVDRERWTRPANDRTRAMLTPYGAVVSDEKPSRLAVVEPRTGRELVSLRTAANALAVGPGGMIIGEGREIGYVRFGASNAPPGGGAPGAGDGAPGAPGGPDAPGGQGDQRDCGPKQEACPEAERDKDG from the coding sequence CTGCTGCTCGCCCTCGTCGCGGTGGTGGTGTTGGCCGCCACCGGGCTCTGGAACCCGTTCCCCGGCATGTGGGACTGGGTCAAGCGCAGCAAGCCCATCTCCGAGCCGGACGTCATCTGGCAGGAGCGCATCGGCGGTACCCCGCAGAGCGTGACCATCGCCGGGGACGCCGTCGTGGTCGAGCAGCGTACCCGGGTCGAGGCGCGCAGCCTGGCCACCGGCGTACAACTCTGGGAGCGTAAGGCGGACTGGGCCGCGGTGGCCGGCGGCGACCGGGACGCGGTGGTCGCCGTGGGCAAGCTCCTGGTCAAGGGGTACGACCTGCTCGATCCGAACACCGGTGCGGTACGTCGCCGGGTCGATGACGCGGTGGCCGTCTGGACGTACCAGAACCTGCTGCTCGACGCGCGTTGTGCCGGGGCCACCGACTGCACCCTGTCGGCCTGGGAGCCGCGCGGCGAGCAGCCACTGTGGACGGCGTTCCTGCCCGGGGTCAGCACCTCCTGGCTGGCCGACAACCCGGATGTGCTGGACACCCGCCGGCTCACCGCCACCCGGGTCGACGACGGGGTGGCCGGCGCGGAGCCGGTACCGCCGCTGCTCGGCTTCCCGGTCGACGGCCGGGTGCACGTGGTGGACACCGCTACCGGCCGGGTCCTGCAGGACGTCCAACCCGGCCGGGACGAACGACTCTCCGTGGTCGGTGGCCGGCTGGTCCGGATCACCGCGCGCTCCGCCGAGGGCGTCTGCCTGTTCACCGTCACCGCGGGGGATCCGGCGACCGGCCAGCAGGTGTGGCATCGGACCGGGATCAACCTGCGTACCGCCGACAGCGCCGGCTGCGCCCAACGGGAGGATCCGCAGGGCGCCCGGAACGTGCTGATCGGCATGGGCTCCGACGGCCGGGAGGCGGTGCTCGACGGGTACAGCGGTCGGTTGTTGCAGGTCAACGCCGTCGACGAGAAGCTGCTCGCGGTCGACGACCGGTACACGGTGACCCGCAGCGCCGACCAGCGCTCGATCGTCGGCCGGGAGTTGGACGTCGACCGGGAACGCTGGACCCGACCCGCCAACGACCGGACCAGGGCCATGCTCACCCCGTACGGTGCGGTGGTCTCGGACGAGAAACCCTCCCGGCTGGCGGTGGTGGAGCCGCGCACCGGGCGGGAGTTGGTGAGCCTGCGGACCGCGGCGAACGCGCTGGCGGTGGGGCCCGGCGGCATGATCATCGGTGAGGGCCGGGAGATCGGGTACGTCCGGTTCGGCGCGTCGAACGCTCCGCCGGGCGGCGGCGCGCCGGGCGCGGGTGACGGCGCACCCGGCGCACCCGGTGGCCCCGACGCGCCCGGCGGCCAGGGTGACCAGCGCGACTGCGGCCCGAAGCAGGAGGCGTGTCCGGAGGCCGAACGGGACAAGGACGGCTGA
- a CDS encoding Lrp/AsnC family transcriptional regulator, with product MTTEQSVQLDEVDALLIALLAEEPRIGVLECSRRLRVARGTVQARLDKLTRRGVIGGFGPDISPAAIGFGVTSFVTLEISQRHGHDPVTTHLAAIPEVLEAHTITGSSDLLCRIVARSNTDLQRVIDQIVSFAGITRASTIIALAEAIPYRTLPLVRSASQLQGRAPS from the coding sequence ATGACCACTGAGCAGTCTGTACAGCTGGACGAGGTGGACGCCCTCCTGATCGCGCTGCTCGCCGAGGAGCCCCGGATCGGGGTGCTGGAGTGTTCCCGTCGACTCCGGGTGGCCCGGGGCACAGTCCAGGCGAGGTTGGACAAGCTGACCCGGCGCGGCGTGATCGGCGGCTTCGGGCCGGACATCTCCCCGGCCGCGATCGGCTTCGGGGTGACCAGCTTCGTCACCCTGGAGATCAGTCAACGGCACGGCCACGACCCGGTCACCACGCACCTGGCGGCCATCCCGGAGGTGCTGGAGGCGCACACCATCACCGGCTCCAGCGACCTGCTCTGCCGGATCGTCGCCCGCTCCAACACCGACCTGCAACGGGTGATCGACCAGATCGTCTCCTTCGCCGGCATCACCCGGGCGTCGACGATCATCGCCCTGGCCGAGGCGATCCCGTACCGCACCCTCCCCCTGGTCCGCTCCGCCTCCCAGCTGCAAGGAAGGGCCCCTTCCTAA